The following proteins come from a genomic window of Macaca thibetana thibetana isolate TM-01 chromosome 15, ASM2454274v1, whole genome shotgun sequence:
- the NDUFB6 gene encoding NADH dehydrogenase [ubiquinone] 1 beta subcomplex subunit 6 — protein sequence MTGYTPDEKLRLQQLRELRRRWLKDQELSPREPVLPPQKMWPMEKFWNKFLENKSPWRRTVHGVYQKGIFIFTHILVPAWIIHYYLKYHVSEKPYGIVETKAGIFPGDTILETGEVIPPMKEFPDQHH from the exons ATGACGGGGTATACTCCGGATGAGAAACTGCGGCTGCAACAGCTGCGAGAGCTGAGAAGGCGATGGCTGAAGGACCAGGAGCTGAGCCCTCGGGAGCCGGTGCTGCCCCCACAGAAGATGTGGCCTATGGAGAAATTCTGGAATAAGTTTTTGGAGAATAAATCCCCTTGGAGGAGAACG GTCCATGGGGTATACCAAAAGGGTATCTTTATTTTCACTCATATACTTGTACCTGCCTGGATTATTCATTATTACCTGAAGTATCATGTGTCT GAAAAACCGTATGGCATAGTTGAAACGAAGGCCGGAATATTCCCT GGTGATacaattctggagactggagAAGTAATTCCACCGATGAAAGAATTTCCTGATCAACATCATTAA
- the SMIM27 gene encoding small integral membrane protein 27 isoform X2: MKPVSRRTLDWIYSVLLLAIVLINWGCIIYASMVSARRQLRKKYTDKIFGTNENL; the protein is encoded by the exons ATGAAGCCAGTGAGTCGTCGCACGCTGGACTGGATTTATTCTGTG TTGCTGCTTGCCATCGTTTTAATCAACTGGGGCTGCATCATCTATGCTTCAATGGTGTCTGCAAGACGACAGCTAAGGAAGAAATACACAGACAAAATCTTTGGGACGAATGAAAATTTGTAA
- the SMIM27 gene encoding small integral membrane protein 27 isoform X1, with translation MKPVSRRTLDWIYSVLLLVIVLISWGCIIYASMVSARRQLRKKYPDKIFGTNENL, from the exons ATGAAGCCAGTGAGTCGTCGCACGCTGGACTGGATTTATTCTGTG TTGCTGCTTGTCATCGTTTTAATCTCCTGGGGCTGCATCATCTATGCTTCAATGGTGTCTGCAAGACGACAGCTAAGGAAGAAATACCCAGACAAAATCTTTGGGACCAATGAAAATTTGTAA